A region of Salvia splendens isolate huo1 chromosome 17, SspV2, whole genome shotgun sequence DNA encodes the following proteins:
- the LOC121773629 gene encoding probable long-chain-alcohol O-fatty-acyltransferase 5 produces the protein MEGEIKNFILVWTTVVASLCYCHAVSKHLPSTATNLRRLAILPIAPLFWLLPLNLTSIHLGAVTSFFIAWLASFKLILFASASGPLHSTPPLPLSLFLPLACFPIKPQHPYTKPSPQQSHINLPTKITILALLIQVYTYKHHLHPKLIWCCYCIHIYFMLEILLSLAGSVARAFTRIEIEPQFNEPYLATSLQDFWGRRWNLMVPKTLHPTVYLPVRRAAARLTGWRWAAIPAVLATFLVSGVMHELVVYNFGRVVPTGEMLGFFLLHGVSLSAEIVVKRVVPERFWVGRAVSGPATVAYVVWSSFWLFFPPFLRAGADVKGCTESLAFVEFLKTRRLVSPADLNCPFL, from the coding sequence ATGGAAGGAGAAATCAAGAACTTCATTCTGGTATGGACCACAGTAGTCGCATCCCTCTGCTACTGCCACGCCGTATCCAAACACCTCCCCTCAACCGCCACCAACCTCCGCCGCCTCGCCATCCTCCCGATCGCCCCCCTCTTCTGGCTCCTCCCCCTCAACCTCACCTCCATCCACCTCGGCGCCGTCACCTCCTTCTTCATCGCCTGGCTCGCCAGCTTCAAGCTCATCCTCTTCGCCTCCGCCTCCGGCCCCCTCCACTCCACCCCACCCCTCCCCCTCTCCCTCTTCCTCCCCTTAGCCTGCTTCCCAATCAAACCCCAACACCCTTACACCAAACCCTCCCCACAACAATCCCACATCAACCTTCCCACCAAAATCACCATTTTAGCCCTCCTAATCCAAGTCTACACCTACAAACACCACCTCCACCCCAAACTCATCTGGTGCTGCTATTGCATTCATATTTACTTCATGCTCGAGATCCTCCTCTCCCTCGCTGGATCCGTCGCCAGAGCCTTCACGAGAATCGAGATCGAGCCGCAGTTCAACGAGCCTTACCTGGCCACGTCGCTGCAGGATTTCTGGGGGAGGCGGTGGAACCTCATGGTCCCCAAGACCCTGCACCCAACGGTGTACCTGCCAGTGAGGCGGGCCGCGGCCCGCCTCACTGGCTGGAGGTGGGCCGCAATCCCCGCGGTCCTGGCCACCTTCCTGGTCTCGGGCGTCATGCACGAGCTGGTGGTGTACAACTTCGGGAGGGTGGTGCCCACGGGCGAGATGCTGGGGTTCTTCTTGCTGCACGGGGTGTCGCTGTCGGCGGAGATCGTGGTGAAGAGGGTGGTGCCGGAGAGGTTTTGGGTGGGCAGAGCGGTGTCCGGGCCGGCGACGGTGGCGTATGTGGTATGGAGCAGTTTTTGGCTGTTTTTTCCTCCGTTTCTTCGGGCAGGGGCGGATGTCAAGGGCTGCACCGAGTCGTTAGCGTTTGTGGAGTTTCTGAAGACTCGGCGGCTGGTCAGCCCGGCTGATCTCAACTGTCCGTTTCTTTAA